A single Lolium perenne isolate Kyuss_39 chromosome 6, Kyuss_2.0, whole genome shotgun sequence DNA region contains:
- the LOC127307561 gene encoding citrate synthase 4, mitochondrial encodes MAFFRGLTAVSRLRSRMGHDATTLGGVRWLQMQSASDLDLKSQLQEMIPEQQDRLKKLKSEHGKVQLGNITVDMVLGGMRGMTGMLWETSLLDAEEGIRFRGLSIPECQKVLPTAVKDGEPLPEGLLWLLLTGKVPTKEQVDALSKDLASRSTVPGHVYKAIDALPVTAHPMTQFTTGVMALQVESEFAKAYEKGIHKSKFWEPTYEDSLNLIARLPQVASYVYRRIFKDGKTIAADNTLDYAANFSHMLGFDDPKMLELMRLYITIHTDHEGGNVSAHAGHLVGSALSDPYLSFAAALNGLAGPLHGLANQEVLLWIKSVMEETGSNITTDQLKEYVWKTLKSGKVVPGYGHGVLRNTDPRYSCQREFALKYLPEDPLFQLVSKLYEVVPPILTELGKVKNPWPNVDAHSGVLLNHFGLVEARYYTVLFGVSRSMGIGSQLIWDRALGLPLERPKSVTMEWLENHCKKAAA; translated from the exons ATGGCGTTCTTCCGGGGCCTCACCGCGGTCTCGAGGCTGCGATCCCGCATG GGGCATGACGCCACCACGCTCGGTGGGGTCAGATGGCTGCAGATGCAGAGCGCTTCCGATCTC GATCTCAAGTCCCAGCTGCAGGAAATGATTCCCGAACAGCAG GATCGCTTAAAGAAACTAAAGTCGGAGCATGGAAAGGTCCAGCTTGGAAACATAACTGTGGATATG GTCCTTGGTGGGATGAGAGGGATGACTGGAATGCTCTGGGAAACATCTTTACTTGACGCGGAGGAG GGTATTCGTTTTAGAGGTCTCTCCATTCCAGAGTGTCAGAAAGTACTGCCCACAGCAGTTAAAGATGGAGAACCTTTACCTGAGGGCCTCCTTTGGCTTCTTTTGACCGGAAAG GTGCCAACCAAGGAGCAAGTTGATGCACTATCAAAGGACTTGGCTAGCCGTTCGACTGTTCCAG GTCATGTCTATAAGGCGATAGATGCTCTCCCTGTAACTGCTCATCCAATGACACAGTTTACCACTGGAGTGATGGCACTCCAA GTTGAGAGTGAATTTGCAAAGGCTTACGAGAAGGGAATTCATAAATCAAA GTTCTGGGagcctacatatgaagatagcttAAATTTGATTGCTCGGCTTCCACAAGTGGCTTCATATGTTTACCGGAG AATTTTCAAGGACGGGAAAACTATTGCAGCTGATAATACACTGGACTACGCAGCAAATTTTTCACACATGCTTGGTTTTGATGACCCCAAAATGCTGGAGTTGATGCGCCTATACATAACAATTCACAC TGATCACGAAGGAGGGAATGTTAGTGCTCATGCTGGGCATCTG GTTGGAAGTGCTCTGTCAGATCCTTATCTTTCTTTTGCAGCGGCACTGAACGGTTTAGCTGGACCACTGCACGGCTTGGCTAATCAG GAAGTGTTGTTATGGATCAAATCTGTGATGGAAGAAACCGGGAGTAACATTACAACTGATCAGCTTAAAGAATATGTTTGGAAGACACTGAAGAGTGGAAAG GTTGTTCCTGGCTATGGTCATGGAGTTCTACGTAATACAGATCCACGATACTCGTGCCAAAGGGAGTTTGCACTGAAGTATTTACCCGAAGACCCACTTTTCCAACTG GTCTCCAAGTTGTACGAAGTTGTGCCTCCTATCCTCACCGAGTTAGGCAAG GTAAAAAACCCATGGCCTAATGTTGATGCTCACAGTGGAGTTTTGCTCAACCACTTCGGATTAGTTGAAGCACG GTACTACACTGTCTTGTTCGGCGTCTCAAGGAGCATGGGAATTGGATCTCAG CTCATTTGGGACCGTGCCCTCGGCCTGCCACTTGAAAGACCGAAGAGTGTCACCATGGAGTGGCTGGAAAACCACTGCAAGAAGGCTGCGGCCTGA